One window of the Camarhynchus parvulus chromosome 24, STF_HiC, whole genome shotgun sequence genome contains the following:
- the BUD13 gene encoding LOW QUALITY PROTEIN: BUD13 homolog (The sequence of the model RefSeq protein was modified relative to this genomic sequence to represent the inferred CDS: inserted 2 bases in 1 codon; deleted 1 base in 1 codon) — MAAPGLSKAEYLRRYLSGPAESGPPRRRRRRKPPGGTARGGMRIVDDDVSWNSIAAAPEKEEEEDEGDMPVVAEFIDERPEEVKLMEEFRTNTKWKLLGDEDSQSSDVSGSAKSVTRRRHQDSPEPSATAGKHNGSLGLSAPRRQRHDTPDLSPPRRQRHDTPDVSPPRRQRHDTPDPSPPRRHRHDTPDLSSPKKQRRDTLDLSPPRRRRRHDTPDPSPPRRQRHDTPDVSPPRRQRHDTPDLSPPRRRQRHDSPDPSPPRRQRHDTPDLSPPRRQRHDTPDLSPPRRQRHDTPDLSPPRRQRHDTPDLSPPRRQRHDTPDLSPPRRQRHDTPDLSPPRRQRHDTPDLSPPRRQRHDTPDLSLPETETRXTPDLSPPRRQRHDTPDLSPPRRQRHDTPDLSPPRRQHQDLSPRREKPGSPSGRKSRTKGRASPTQRDQQRSRSPPEHSPRHRDAKGSPKKASTMSSGAKAGLVSADVLQREKQELRKHERNTKHLEEESRNAQTVFRDKSGRKRNLAQEQLEQRLKAEAEAKREEQYAKWGKGLAQERQQQQNVEDAVKEMQKPLARYIDDQDLDRMLREQEREGDPMAALIKKRKAKESKEKEKPRYKGPAPPLNRFNIWPGHRWDGVDRSNGFEQQRFARIANKKAVQELAYKWSVEDM; from the exons GATGCGGATCGTGGATGACGATGTGAGCTGGAACAGCATCGCCGCCGCCCcggagaaggaggaggaggaggacgaagGGGACATGCCTGTG GTGGCAGAGTTCATTGATGAGCGCCCAGAGGAGGTGAAGCTCATGGAGGAATTCCGAACAAACACCAAATGGAAGCTCCTGGGAG ATGAGGACTCACAGAGTTCAGATGTTTCGGGATCTGCCAAGTCTGTCACGAG GCGGCGGCACCAGGACTCCCCAGAGCCCTCGGCCACAGCAGGGAAACACAACGGCTCCCTGgggctctctgctcccaggagaCAGAGACACGACACCCCAGATTTGTCACCGCCCAGGAGACAGAGACACGACACCCCAGATGTGTCACCGCCCAGGAGACAGAGACATGACACCCCTGACCCATCCCCTCCTAGGAGGCACCGTCACGACACGCCAGACTTGTCATCTCCCAAAAAGCAGCGTCGTGACACCCTGGATCTGTCACctccgcggcggcggcggcgtcACGATACCCCCGACCCCTCACCTCCCAGGAGACAGAGACACGACACCCCTGATGTGTCACCTCCCAGGAGACAGAGACACGACACCCCAGACTTGTCACCTCCCCGGCGGCGACAGCGTCACGACAGCCCTGACCCATCCCCTCCCCGGAGACAGAGACACGACACCCCAGATCTGTCCCCTCCCCGGAGACAGAGACACGACACCCCAgatctgtcccctcccaggagaCAGAGACACGACACCCCAgatctgtcccctcccaggagaCAGAGACACGACACCCCAGac ctgtcccctcccaggagaCAGAGACACGACACCCCAgatctgtcccctcccaggagaCAGAGACATGACACCCCAGACTTGTCCCCTCCCCGGAGACAGAGACACGACACCCCAgatctgtcccctcccaggagaCAGAGACACGACACCCCAGATCTGTCCCTCCCCGAGACAGAGACACG CACCCCAgatctgtcccctcccaggagaCAGAGACACGACACCCCAgatctgtcccctcccaggagaCAGAGACATGACACCCCAGACTTGTCCCCTCCCAGGAGGCAGCATCAGGATTTGTCACCTCGCAGAGAGAAGCCAGGGTCCCCGAGTGGGAGGAAGAGCAGAACAAAAG GACGGGCTTCTCCCACCCAGAGGGACCAGCAGAGGTCACGGAGCCCCCCGGAGCACTCCCCACGCCACCGGGATGCCAAGGGCTCTCCCAAGAAG GCTAGCACGATGTCATCTGGGGCCAAAGCGGGCCTGGTGTCAGCTGatgtgctgcagagggagaagcaggagctcAGGAAGCACGAGAGGAACACCAAGCACCTGGAAG AGGAATCCCGGAATGCTCAGACCGTGTTCCGAGACAAGTCCGGCCGCAAGAGGAAcctggcccaggagcagctggagcagaggctgaaggCTGAGGCAGAGGCCAAGAGAGAAGAGCAATATGCCAAGTGGGGAAAAGG gctggcacaggaaaggcagcagcagcagaacgTGGAGGATGCAGTCAAGGAGATGCAGAAGCCCTTGGCCCGTTACATCGATGACCAGGACCTGGACCGAatgctgagggagcaggagagggaaggagaccCCATGGCCGCTCTCATCAAGAAGAGGAAGGCCAAGGAGAGCAAGGAGAAAG AAAAACCCAGGTACAAGGGACCAGCACCTCCACTCAACAGGTTCAACATCTGGCCCGGGCATCGCTGGGACGGTGTGGACAG GTCCAACGGGTTCGAGCAGCAGCGCTTCGCCCGCATTGCCAACAAGaaggcagtgcaggagctggcCTACAAGTGGAGCGTGGAGGACATGTAg